GCTATCGTCCTTCTTATGGAGGCTGACTCAACCTATCTCTTACGTCGCTTTGCCAGCTCGGAAAAGCTCTCAGAGCTGCCAGCAACCCTCGATTAGGGGTTGAAGTCATACTGCCTCAGGCTAACATGATTGTCAACTGCCAATTCCCCTTAGGTTTTTGATCTCAAAATGGTCCGTCTCTTCCCGTGTTCAGACCTTGTGAACGGAGTTTCAACGGAGCTAGCCAACATACTACAGAGAGATGCAGCACAATCAAGGTGAAAGCTTGACGATACCCCACAGCCCTCGTCTCCATGCATGGTTGGTCAGCATCCTTGGCGTTGCGGCTACCATTCTGACTATACATCTAATCCATAGTCGGAGGGTTCGTTATCTGCGCCGCAAAGCCACTCAAGAATGACGCGAATACTGCCAGTGGCGAGGGCAATGCTCGAGTCCGCCGCGCCGTAATACAGGTTGAGGGTGTCGCCATCAGCGGCGATAGTGTAGCCACAAGGAAAGACAACATTGTCCACATCACCGTGTCGCTCGTACGGTTCTTCAGGGCCGAAGACCCACTCGTCGCCGCGCTTCAGGCAACGTTCAGGTGTTTCCAAATCAAACAGAGCGAGCCCAAGTCGGTAAACACCACCAGCACTTGTCTGCCGCACACCATGGTAAATCACCAGCCAACCCTGCTGGGTTTCGATGGGTGGTGCCGAGAGACCGATTTTGTTCGCATCCCACCATCCACCACGCCGGGCTTCCAGCATAATCTTGTGGCTGCCCCAGTGCCGCAGGTCGGGCGAATAGGACATCCACATGTGTGCCCTTGGAGAACTGACCGGACGATGGATCAAGGCCCAGTTGCCACCA
The genomic region above belongs to Candidatus Eisenbacteria bacterium and contains:
- a CDS encoding glycosidase translates to MSHRCSELFRRHKSNPILTAADWPYPATSVFNPGATLTPDGTTLLLCRVEDRRGHSHFCVARSANGVDSWQIDPQPTLLPDPEHFPEELWGIEDPRITHIPELGKYAVVYIVYTRDGPGVALAFTEDFRHFERYGVIMPPEDKNAAMLPHRIGGNWALIHRPVSSPRAHMWMSYSPDLRHWGSHKIMLEARRGGWWDANKIGLSAPPIETQQGWLVIYHGVRQTSAGGVYRLGLALFDLETPERCLKRGDEWVFGPEEPYERHGDVDNVVFPCGYTIAADGDTLNLYYGAADSSIALATGSIRVILEWLCGADNEPSDYGLDV